Within the Pseudobythopirellula maris genome, the region CGCTGTCGCCGTTCGTCTCGCTGGCGTAGCAATTCACAAACGCGTTGGGCCCAGGCGCGCAATGCCCGACCGAGAAGTCGTGCAGGCCGTGCTCGGCCCAGCAGCGGAGGAACAGTGTCTGCTGCCCTTGCGTGAAGAAGCTCTGCCGGCGGTAGCCGCCCAACTCCGAGACCGGCGCCAGTGACACGCAGTCCTCCACGGTGGACCGCGCCACCGCTTCGCGCAGCAGCACCGCCCCGCCGGCGAACCCGGTGAAGCGAACGCGGCGGACCCAAAGGTCCTCGGCGTGATTGGCCACGACGCCGTGCCAGCTGTGGTCCTCGTCCTTCGGGTTGTCGCCCTCGACTTCGGAAACGAGCTCCAGGTCCTCGACGCCCACGTTGCTCAGTCGCCCCGGGGTGGCGAGCCGTGCAACCGTGGCGCCGCCGAAGCGCTGCTCGATCGCGGTGGTGATCGGCGCGTCGAGCGTCACGCGGTCGCCATCGACAGCGACGACGGTCCGCTCCCAGCGGATGTCGGTGCGCCCCGCCCGCCAGCCGACACCGTGCGCCTTGGCGCTGAGGGCGGCGATCCACTCGTCGGTCGAGGGGCGGGTGATGAGCACCCGGTCGCCCTGCTCCAAGCCGTGCCCCGCCGAGAGAGTCAGCACCGTGGCGCCCACCGGCGCCCGCTCGTCGACCACTTGCGCCGGCTCGCCGGTCTCCGCACGGCCCGGGTCGAGCGGCTCGATCCGCACCAGCGGCCTGCGGCTGGGGCCGGTGGCGATGATCTTCGACCCCGAGCCGGCGCCGCGCAGCACCACGCCGCTCGCCGCGATGCGCAACTGTCCTGATACGCGGTGCTCGCCCAGCAGCAGCACGGCGCCGCACAGGCCGTCGTCGCCCAGCGGCATCGACGACACGCGGTCGATGGCCCCCTGGATCAGCCGCGTGCTGTCCTCGCCGTCGGCCTCGACCACGAGCACGGTCGTCGCCTGGGGGATGTCGCGATCGGCGCCGGCGTAGCCGCAATTCGAGAAGTCGGGCACGCGGTCGCCGTTCTCGGCGGCGTTGTACTGCAGCCGTCCGTGGTCCATGCGAAGGGGCGGCTGCTGGGCCGAGAGCAGCGACGCGCAAACGGCGAGCAACAGCAGCGAGTGAGCAAGCGATCGCAGCGGGGAGGTGTCAGGCATGGGGAGCGTCCGTTTCGGATAGATCATTCGCTTCATGGGGAGGGCGCCGTCGCCAGAAGTTGGCCAACAGCGAGCCGGAAACGTTCATCCAGGGGCTGAACAAAATCGGGGCGAGGCCCATCGTGGTGAGCTTGCCCATGGCGTCGGCCAGGCCGACCCCCATCGCGCCGTTCTGCATGCCCACTTCCAGGGCGATCGTGCGGGCGGCGGCCTTGTCCATGCCAACCAGGCGGCTCGCCGAGTAACCCAGCAAGTACCCCAGGGTGTTGTGCAGCACCGCGGCCGCGAGCAAGAGCCAACCCACCTGGAGCAACGCGTCGCGTCCGGCGGCCGTCGAGATCACCGTGAAGTAGAGGATGCCGAACATCGAGACGGCGGGCATCAGCCGCTCGAGCGCCGGGAGGACCTTGAGCGCCTCGTGGTAGACGACCCCTACGGCGACGGCGGCCAGGGCGAAGCCCGCCAGCACGATCGCGGTAAGCGCCGGCCCCTCGACGGAAGACTCGATGGCGGCCCACCCCCCCGTGGCGAGGGCGACGCCCCACGCCACGGCCAACCCCGCCACGGCGTACGCCGCCCGCCGCGCGGCGGGCGAGGCGTTCTTGAGGGCGTCGTGCAGCAGCGCGGCGCCGATCGGCACGACAACGATCTTGATGATCGTCGTCATCATGGCGAAGAAGTCGACCTCGACGAATTGCCCGGCGAGCGCCTTCATCCAGGTCGGCGTGACGAGCGGCGCCAGCAGTGTCGCCACGGCGGTGAGCGTGACCGACAGGGCCAGGTCGCCGCGCGCCAGGTGGACCATCACGTTCGACGCCAACCCGCTGGAGCAACAGCCGATGAGAACCACGCCGGCGGCGATTTCCCCGGGCAGCTGCAACCCCACGGCGATCGCGTAGCCGACGAGCGGCATGATCGTGAACTGGCAGGCGAGGCCTACGGCCACACGGCCGGGCGACTTGGCGACCCCCGCCAGATCGGACAGGCTCATCTGGGTCCCCATGCCGAACATCACCGCTTGCACGATGAGCAGCTTCAGCCAGGCGTTGTGCAAGTCGATCGGGCCGACGCGTTGCAGGCTCTCGGGGTAAAGCATCGCCAGCGCGATGCCGGCGACCATCCACACGGTGAAGGCGAAGCTCCGCATCGCCCCCGACCCGCTCAGCCCGACAGCCGCGAGGAAGAGCGCCGCGACGAGCGCGGCCCCGCCGTAGGGCTGACCGATCGCCAGAGCGGCGGCGCCCACGATCGCCGCCAAGGCCGCCAGGATGAATACGATTCGTGAGAATTGTGACACGGCAACCAGCTGCGCGGAGGAGAACTTCGGAGGGGCAGAGCGACATCCACTCTGCGTTTGAGCCTAGCGGCTGGATCAGCCTTGGTTGGCCAACGCGTCGATCGCCAACGCGGGGCTGCTGAGGATCGGCGTCTTCGTGGTCTCGGCGTCGAGCTGCGCGACGACCCGGGCCATGGAGGCCTGGGCCAGCACCACCACGTCGTTGTCCTTGGCCAAGCGAACGAGCGCCTCGGCGACCATCTTGTCGTGCCGCTCGGCGTCGCCCGACATCAGCGCCTCGAACGCGCCCTCGCAGAGCTGGGCGTCGAGCTCGATCTCACGGCCGGCAGCCTCGGCGCGGCGGCGGATCAGGTCGGCCGTCGGGCCGAGCGTCGTGGGGAGCGTCGCCGCCACGCCGATCCGCTTGCCCGTGGCCACGGCCTGGTCGGCCATCGGTTGATCGACCCGCAGCACCGGCGTGTCGACCAAACCGGCCGCGCGCTCCACGGCGGCGCCGATCGACGAGCAGGTCACGAGGATCTGATCGGCGCCCGCCTCGTCGGCCGCCACCACGTGGGCCGCCACGCGCCGCGACACGCTCGAAGTGAGCCGCCCCGTGGCGATCACCTCTTTGATGAGGCTGTCGTCGGCGATGTTGAACGTCTCGACGCCGGGGAGCTTGGCCGCGCAAAGCTCGGCGAAGATCGGCACCAACGTGGCCGAGGTGTGAATGAGTCCGAGTTTTTTCATGCCGTGGCTTGCGTGGTAACGAGTGAGCGGAGGAAATCGGGGCGGCCGACCTGGCCCCCCTTGAAAACAACGCGGAGCCCATCGACCGACGGGTCCGACGAGGCGGCTCGGCAGAGCGGCGCCCCGGTGGTGAGCGGCGCCAGGTACTCGAGCGACTCGACGCCGAGCGCCCGGGCGGTGTAGCTCGACGTGTCGCCGCCGGCGACCACGAGCATGCGCAGGCCGGCCCGCTCGGCGGCGGCGCGGGCGATCCGGCCGAACGCCTCGCCTAGCAGCTCGGGCGCCAGCTTAGCTCCTGAAGAACCGTTGTTGAGATTCGTCGAGACGATCACCGGACGATCTTCGGCGAACGCCGCGACAACGCGCTCGGTAGCCGTATCGATTGTGGCTACCTCGCCCAGCCGCGCCGGGTCGAGCGGCACGCCGGCGTAGCCCGCCTCGACCGCGCGGTCGACCTGCTCGGCAGTGACCGGCGAGCAGCTGCCCGCTAAGACGAGCAGCCGGCCGAGGTCCGACTGGGCGGTCATCGGCGCGGTCCTCTCGGCTACGCCTGCGGCGCGCCAGTGAGAGGAGAGCGCCGTCTCGATCGCCGACGAGCCCGCCGAGAAGAGCGTCCTGTCAGCCGTGGCGTGCGTGTCAAGCAGTTCGCCGACGGTGCGCAGGTGCGCGGGCGCGAGCGAGTCGAACAGCACCACTTCGGCGCCGGCGGCGAGCTCTTTCTCGAGCGCCGCGGCCGCCGCGCCCGGGTCTTCGAGCGAGCGCAGGTCGACCAGTCCGATCGGCTTGTCGGTCTGCCGACCGAGGTGCAACCGCAGGTCGGCCTCGTCGGCGGGGGTTGTCGGGTGCTGGCTCATCGAGGGGTGGCGGTCGAGCCGGTAGACGGCGCTCTCGGCGCCGATGCCCACGCCCGCGAACAAGTTGCCGAACACGCACCAGCGGCCGAGCGCCGGCGAGCCGACCACGACCGGGACGAATTTTGAGTCGAAGACATCGGCCGCCACATCGATCACCCGCCCAATGCTGCCTACCTTCGGCGACGAGTCGAACGTCGAGCAAACCTTGTAATGCACGTGCCGTGGGCCGAGCGCCTTGAGTTGCTCCAGCGCGGGCCGCACCTCGGCGCCGATTTCATCGGTCGCGAGCGCCCGCGTGCAACCGGCCACGCCGATGGCCCGCAGCTCGGGGCGTGCGGCTAGTGTTTCGGTCGACGGCGGCTCGAGAAACAGCGCCGCGCGGACGCCGGCCGTCTCGAGTTGCTCGAGCGCGTCGGTCGCGCCGGTGAAGTCATCGGCGTAGTAGGCGAGCAGCAGGTTGGCTGGGGCAACGCTCATGACGAGGGCTCCCCGAAGACTTGTTTCTTCGTCTCCGCGTCGCCGAACCGCTCGACCGACTGGCGGAACTCTTGGTTCGCCTCGGCCGCCTCGGCGAGCGAGAGACCCGCGGCAGCGGCGTCCCACGCTTGGCGCAGCGCCCGCACGCCGGCCGCCGGGCCGCCGGGGTGGGCCATCACGCCGCCGCCCGCCTGATACAGCAGGTCGAGCGTGCCGGTGCGGCGGTAAGTTTCGAACGCCTGGCCTCCCCACTGGCCGGACGACACGACCGGCAGCGCTGCGTTCTGCTGGCCGAGCAGTGGCGCGTGGCACGCCTCGATCGAACGGACGACCGAGTCGTCCGGCTCCCAGAACTTGTTCGCGACGCCGTTCACGTGCAGCTGATCGACGCCCGCCAGCCGCCAGAGCTTGATGTACGGGACGTAGTCGGCGCCGATGACGGGGTGGCGGGTCAGCATGCCCCAGCCGTTGCGGTGGCCGTGGACCGCGAGGTCGCCCTGCTCGGCGAGGCGCTTGGCGCCGGTGAGCCCCACGCTGTGCAGGCTGACCATGGCGCACGTGCCGCCGCTCTCGACGACCTTGTCGTAGTGACGCAGCATCGCGTCGTGCTCGTCGGTGACGTTGAACGCGAACATCACCCGCTTGCCGGTCCGGTCGGCGTGGTCGTTGATGACACGCATCACGGCGTCGACACGCTCGTTGAACGGCGCATGGGGCGGGTTGGCCATCAGTTCGTCGTCTTTGACGAAGTCGATGCCCGCCTCGGCCAACTGCCCGACCATCGCGGCGGTCGCCTCGGGCTTGAGGCCGACCGAGGGCTTGATGATCGTGCCGATCAACGGGCCCTTGTGGGCGCCGGTCAGCTCACGCGTGCCGGCCACGCCGCGCCGTGGGCCGGGGAAACGCTCGGCGAAAGACGCCGGGAAATCGATGTCCAGCAGCCGCAGGCCGGAGAACTGGGCGATCTCGAACAGGTTGCCCTGCACGGTGGAGAGGATCGCCGGCAGGTTGTAGCCGAAGTTCTCGATCGGCCAGGAAACCTCGACCCGCGCCCGGCGGTACGGCCCGCCCGCCGGGCGGCTGCCGGGCAGGCTCGGCTCGGCGACCGTTTCGAGCTCTTCGACACGCTCGACCCGGGCGGCGTGGCGGATCTTGAGGTCCTCGGTCTCGCCCGGCACGGCGACGAACGTGCCGGTCGACTGCTCGCCCGCCAAGATGGCGGCGGCGTCCTCGGCCTTGAGCGGGGTCTCGACCCAGTAGCTCGCCCGCAGGCGTTCGCCTTGTTGCTCGCTCGCCATGGTCACTTGCCTCCCCGCGCCGCGCGGTCGATGGCGACCGCCAAGAGGATCACGCCACCCTTGATCACTTGCTGCCAGAAGGGCGACACCTCCAGGAGCACCAGCCCGTTGTTGAGGATGCCGATGATCAGGCACCCCAATGCGGCGCCGAGCACCGAGCCGCGACCGCCCGAGAGCGAGGCGCCGCCGATCACCACCGCCGCGATCGAGTCGAGCTCGTACGCCACGCCGGCGTTCGGCGTTGCCGAATCGAGCCGCGCGGTGATCAGCACCCCCGCGGCGCCGGCCATGGCGCCGCACAAGGTGTAGGCGCCCATCTTCACCCAAGCGACGTTCACGCCGCTCAACTCGGCGGCCCGCTCGTTGCCGCCGATCGCGTACAGATGACGACCGAAGCGGGTGCGGAGCGTGATGAGCGTGAACAGCGCCACCAGGGCGGCGACGATCCAGGTGGGCGTGGGCAGCCCCAGCAGGTGGCCCGAACCGAGCTGGCCGAACGTATCTCCCAGGCCCGTGATCGGGTGGCCGCCGGTCCACAACATCGTGAGGCCGCGGGCGATGCTGAGCATGCCGAGCGTGGCGACGAACGGCGGCAGGCCGAACCGGGTGATCGTCAGCCCGTTGAAGGCGCCGAGCAGCGACCCGACCACCAAGCCGGCGACGATCGCACCGAGCACGGTGAACTCGAGGTGGACGCCCATCCCGGGTAGATCGACGCCGTGCTTGAGCAGCCCCGCCGACACGGCGCCGGCCAAGGCCAGCATCGAGCCGACCGACAGATCGATGCCGCCCGAGAGGATCACGAGCGTCATGCCGATCGACAGGCAGAGGTTGACCGATATCTGCCTGAGCACGTTCAGCCCGTTCTCGGGCGTGAGGAACGAGTCGGTCATCAGGCCGAGCGCGACGACCAGCACGACGAGCGCGACGATCGATTGCAGCGAGGCGATACGGGAACGGAGATTCATAGCGTTTGCTTGGTAGGCCGCTTTGTTTTAACCACGGATGACACGGATGGCGATGGCCACGAAAAGGCGTGAGAGAGCACGAAACAGATGTCAGTAGTAGTGATCCCGATCGATTGAGTTGTGGGAGGCGTCTCCGACGCCGATATCGCGCCGTCAGCCGCCAACGCTAGGAGACCGCAATCGGCGTCAGAGACGCCTCCCCACAGCTTTTTATGTACTAAGCGGTATCGAGCTCTTCTTCCTCGTGCCTTTTCGTGCTTTTCGTGGCCCTCGTCGTTCAGGCGACACGCTGCGGCTGGCCATCGGGCAGCGCGGCGGTGAGCAGTTTCTCTTCGGTCGCCTCGGCGCCGCTGAACTCGGCGGTGAGGCGGCCCTCGCTGACGACCAGCACGCGGTGACTCAGCGCCAGCGTTTCGGGCATCTCGGACGACGCCATCAGCACGCCCAGCCCCTCGGACGCGAGCTTGCGGATCACGGCGTAAATCTCTTGCTTGCCGCCGATGTCGACGCCGCGCGTCGGCTCATCGAGCATCAGCACCTTGGGCCCCGTGGCGAGCCACTTGGCGAGCACCACCTTCTGCTGGTTGCCGCCGCTGAGGGTGCGGACCTCCTGGGCGACCGAGGGGGTTTTGATCGCGAGGCGATCGATAAAGCCCTCGGCGAGCCGCCGCTCGCCCGCCTGGCTCAGCAGGCCGAGCCGCATGATCTGCTCCAGGCTCGCCATGCTGACGTTCTGGCCCACGCCCATGCCGAGCACGACTCCCTCGCCCTTGCGGTCTTCGGGCGCGAGAGCGAGCCCGGCGCGGATGGCGTCGCGGGGCGTGCGGATCGTGATCGGCTCGCCGTCGATCTCGACCTCGGCCGAGCCGTGCGCCGGGTGCAAGCCAAACAGCGTTTGCAGCATCTCGGTCCGCCCGGCGCCCATCAGTCCGAACAGGCCGACGATCTCGCCACGATTGACCGTGAGCGACACGCCGTCGACGCGCATGTGGCCCGGCTTGTCGGCGTCTTTCAGACGGATGTTGCGCGCCTTGAGCGCCAGCCGGTCCGACGCCGGCGGCAGCGGCTCGGCGGCGCCGATCTCGCGGCCGACCATCAGGCCGACCAGCTTCTCGGGCGTCGTGGCGGCGTAGGGCGTCTCGGCCACGAAGCGGCCGTCGCGCAGCACCGTGGCGTCGTCGGCGATCTCGCGCAGCTCGTCCAAGCGGTGCGTGATGTACACGAGCCCCACGCCGTCGGCCTTGAGCTGTCGGATCAGCCGGAACAGCGCCTGCGTCTCGGCGCCGGTGAGCGACGAGGTCGGCTCGTCGAGGATCAGCACGCGCGACTCGAACGCGATCGCCTTGGCGATCTCGACCACCTGCTGCTTGGCGACGCTCAGCAGGCGGACCGCCCGGCGCGGGTCGATCGGCGTCGCGAGTCGCTCCATCAGCTCGGTCGCGCGGCGGTTCATCGTCGCGTAGTCGACCAGGCCGAGCGGGCCGGTCGGCTCGCGGCCCAGGAAGATGTTCTCGGCCACCGAGAGCTCGCCCACCAGGTTCAGCTCCTGGTGGATGATCGCCACGCCGGCGTCTTGCGCCTCGCGTGTGGTGGCGAACGCCACCGGCTCGCCGTCGAGCAGCACGTCGCCCTCGTCGGCCGTCAACACGCCCGAGAGGATGTTCATCAGCGTCGACTTGCCGGCGCCGTTCTCGCCCAGCAACGCGTTGAGCCGTCCCTTGCGCACCGCGAGCCGGGCGCCGTCGAGCGCCTGCACGCCGGGGAACGCCTTGCGCACGCCGCGGGCTTCGAGCACGACGCCGTCGGTCGGTGATGCTGTGCTAACGGCGGAGGTCATTGCTGCGCCCCTTCCGCCGGCGACAGCACGACGGCGATCGGCGTCACTTTGAGCGGCGCCCGGTAGGCGCGTGGGCTCGAGAGCTCGGCGCAACCGACGAAGTTGATCCGGGCGCCGGGCTCGAGGGCGTCGCCAAGCAAGGGTTGCACCTCGCTCTCGACGCGGCGGTTCAGCTCGGCCGACAGGTCGTTGTACGCCACCGAGTCTTCGAAGTCGTTCACCCCGATCAGCCCCGGCGCGTCGCGGACCGCGTTGCCGAAGACCGGCCCCAGGGTCAGCACCAAGTCGGCCGTCTCGCCCCCCTCGCCCAGGGCGACGCCGACCTTGCGGCCGTCGGCGGAGACAACAGTCCCCTCGCCACGTAAGTAGAAGAAGAACCCACGACTCATGCCCACGGTGCGGCCGAAACGCTCGCCGGCGGCCTTCGCGTCGGCGGACAGCGCCTTGATCACCTCGGCGGCGGGCGCCGCCGAGGTGTGGCTCTTCGGCAGCCGCTCGGTCCAATACGCGTCGACGTAGCCGACCGGGTCGAACGCGTCGGGATCGATGGCGGGCTCGTCGCCCGGGCGCGTCACACGCACTAGTGGGAAGAACCACAGCAGCACGGCCACGGCGGCGAGCACGGCAAGTTTTGGGGCGATTCGCTTCATCGACTTACGCTACGCAAGGAAGTTGACCACGGATAGCACGGAAGGGCACGGATGAAGGACGATGGCCACGTAAAAGCACGACAAAGCTCAAGAAGTCGGGGGGCGGCAGGTACAGCTCCTCTTTATCGTGTCTTCTCGCGCCTTATTGTGGTTCCCTCCTCTTGATGGGGAGGGGTGAGAACCCGAGTACCCGGCGCGCCCCCCGGCCCTCCCCACCAGGGGGAGGGAGGTACATTACTCTTCCGCCACGCCGTAGTCGCCGTACTGGTCAACGTTGTCCGGGGTGACCAGCTCGACCGACACGGGGATCTTCTGCGGGAAGTCGCGCTTGCCCTCGCTCAGGTACTGGTGGGCGAACTCCGCGGCCTGGCGGGCCATCTGCTTGGGGAACTGCATCGCCGTGGCGGCGATCTTTCCCTCGGCGATCGAGCGAACCGCGTCCTCGGCGCCGTCGAAGCCGAACACCTTGATCGTGTCCGCCTTGCCGGCCGAGGCGATCGCCTTGTAGGCGCCCATCGCCATCGCGTCGTTCCCGCAGAACACGGCGTCGACCTCGGGGTGCGACTGGAGGATCGACTCCATCTTGGCGAGGCCTTGCGAGCGGTCGAAGTTGGCGCTCTCCTGGGCGACCATCTCGAGGCCCTCGTAGCGGTCGATGACGCTGTGGAACCCCTTCGAGCGGCTCCAGGTGTTGTTGTCGCCCACGATGCCGAGCAACTCGGCGTACTGCCCCTCCTCGCCCACTTGCTCGACGAAGTACTGCCCCAGGGCGACGCAGCCCGAGTAGCTGTCCGAGAGGATCTGCGCGGTGGCGGCGTCGGTGGCGTTGACCTCGCGGTCGATGCAGAAGACCGGCACGTCCTTGGCCTTCGCCTTGCGGACGTTGGCGATCGAGCCGTCGGCGTCGGTCGGGTTGAACAGAACCGCGCGGTAGCCGCCGGCCAGCAGGTTCTCGAAGTGCGACGCCTCGGTGGCGGTGTCGTTGCGTGAGTCGAAGATGGTCGCCTCGTAGCCGAGCTCCTCGGCGCGGGCCATGGCCGTCTTGGCCAGCACGACGAACCAGGGGTTGTCGAGCGTCGAGACAACCACCGCGATCTTGCCGCCCGCCTCGGCGGCGTCGGCTTGGCCCTCGGCCGCCGGCGCCGCCTCGCCCGCGGGCGTGTCTGCCGAGGTGTCGGCGGCCGGGCCGCCGCAGCCCATCGTCAGCAGCAGAGTGAGCAGAAGACCGAACGCCGGGAAGCGCGCCGAGGAAGAGAGTCGCATGGGGGTTGCCTGCAATAGAAGAGTGAGGTGATTCGTTTACAGAACACGCCGGACCGCCGCACGCCAGCCGGCG harbors:
- a CDS encoding bile acid:sodium symporter family protein, which produces MSQFSRIVFILAALAAIVGAAALAIGQPYGGAALVAALFLAAVGLSGSGAMRSFAFTVWMVAGIALAMLYPESLQRVGPIDLHNAWLKLLIVQAVMFGMGTQMSLSDLAGVAKSPGRVAVGLACQFTIMPLVGYAIAVGLQLPGEIAAGVVLIGCCSSGLASNVMVHLARGDLALSVTLTAVATLLAPLVTPTWMKALAGQFVEVDFFAMMTTIIKIVVVPIGAALLHDALKNASPAARRAAYAVAGLAVAWGVALATGGWAAIESSVEGPALTAIVLAGFALAAVAVGVVYHEALKVLPALERLMPAVSMFGILYFTVISTAAGRDALLQVGWLLLAAAVLHNTLGYLLGYSASRLVGMDKAAARTIALEVGMQNGAMGVGLADAMGKLTTMGLAPILFSPWMNVSGSLLANFWRRRPPHEANDLSETDAPHA
- a CDS encoding aspartate/glutamate racemase family protein, producing the protein MKKLGLIHTSATLVPIFAELCAAKLPGVETFNIADDSLIKEVIATGRLTSSVSRRVAAHVVAADEAGADQILVTCSSIGAAVERAAGLVDTPVLRVDQPMADQAVATGKRIGVAATLPTTLGPTADLIRRRAEAAGREIELDAQLCEGAFEALMSGDAERHDKMVAEALVRLAKDNDVVVLAQASMARVVAQLDAETTKTPILSSPALAIDALANQG
- a CDS encoding four-carbon acid sugar kinase family protein; this encodes MSVAPANLLLAYYADDFTGATDALEQLETAGVRAALFLEPPSTETLAARPELRAIGVAGCTRALATDEIGAEVRPALEQLKALGPRHVHYKVCSTFDSSPKVGSIGRVIDVAADVFDSKFVPVVVGSPALGRWCVFGNLFAGVGIGAESAVYRLDRHPSMSQHPTTPADEADLRLHLGRQTDKPIGLVDLRSLEDPGAAAAALEKELAAGAEVVLFDSLAPAHLRTVGELLDTHATADRTLFSAGSSAIETALSSHWRAAGVAERTAPMTAQSDLGRLLVLAGSCSPVTAEQVDRAVEAGYAGVPLDPARLGEVATIDTATERVVAAFAEDRPVIVSTNLNNGSSGAKLAPELLGEAFGRIARAAAERAGLRMLVVAGGDTSSYTARALGVESLEYLAPLTTGAPLCRAASSDPSVDGLRVVFKGGQVGRPDFLRSLVTTQATA
- a CDS encoding ribulose-bisphosphate carboxylase large subunit family protein, yielding MASEQQGERLRASYWVETPLKAEDAAAILAGEQSTGTFVAVPGETEDLKIRHAARVERVEELETVAEPSLPGSRPAGGPYRRARVEVSWPIENFGYNLPAILSTVQGNLFEIAQFSGLRLLDIDFPASFAERFPGPRRGVAGTRELTGAHKGPLIGTIIKPSVGLKPEATAAMVGQLAEAGIDFVKDDELMANPPHAPFNERVDAVMRVINDHADRTGKRVMFAFNVTDEHDAMLRHYDKVVESGGTCAMVSLHSVGLTGAKRLAEQGDLAVHGHRNGWGMLTRHPVIGADYVPYIKLWRLAGVDQLHVNGVANKFWEPDDSVVRSIEACHAPLLGQQNAALPVVSSGQWGGQAFETYRRTGTLDLLYQAGGGVMAHPGGPAAGVRALRQAWDAAAAGLSLAEAAEANQEFRQSVERFGDAETKKQVFGEPSS
- a CDS encoding ABC transporter permease — protein: MNLRSRIASLQSIVALVVLVVALGLMTDSFLTPENGLNVLRQISVNLCLSIGMTLVILSGGIDLSVGSMLALAGAVSAGLLKHGVDLPGMGVHLEFTVLGAIVAGLVVGSLLGAFNGLTITRFGLPPFVATLGMLSIARGLTMLWTGGHPITGLGDTFGQLGSGHLLGLPTPTWIVAALVALFTLITLRTRFGRHLYAIGGNERAAELSGVNVAWVKMGAYTLCGAMAGAAGVLITARLDSATPNAGVAYELDSIAAVVIGGASLSGGRGSVLGAALGCLIIGILNNGLVLLEVSPFWQQVIKGGVILLAVAIDRAARGGK
- a CDS encoding sugar ABC transporter ATP-binding protein; protein product: MTSAVSTASPTDGVVLEARGVRKAFPGVQALDGARLAVRKGRLNALLGENGAGKSTLMNILSGVLTADEGDVLLDGEPVAFATTREAQDAGVAIIHQELNLVGELSVAENIFLGREPTGPLGLVDYATMNRRATELMERLATPIDPRRAVRLLSVAKQQVVEIAKAIAFESRVLILDEPTSSLTGAETQALFRLIRQLKADGVGLVYITHRLDELREIADDATVLRDGRFVAETPYAATTPEKLVGLMVGREIGAAEPLPPASDRLALKARNIRLKDADKPGHMRVDGVSLTVNRGEIVGLFGLMGAGRTEMLQTLFGLHPAHGSAEVEIDGEPITIRTPRDAIRAGLALAPEDRKGEGVVLGMGVGQNVSMASLEQIMRLGLLSQAGERRLAEGFIDRLAIKTPSVAQEVRTLSGGNQQKVVLAKWLATGPKVLMLDEPTRGVDIGGKQEIYAVIRKLASEGLGVLMASSEMPETLALSHRVLVVSEGRLTAEFSGAEATEEKLLTAALPDGQPQRVA
- a CDS encoding DUF2291 family protein, translated to MKRIAPKLAVLAAVAVLLWFFPLVRVTRPGDEPAIDPDAFDPVGYVDAYWTERLPKSHTSAAPAAEVIKALSADAKAAGERFGRTVGMSRGFFFYLRGEGTVVSADGRKVGVALGEGGETADLVLTLGPVFGNAVRDAPGLIGVNDFEDSVAYNDLSAELNRRVESEVQPLLGDALEPGARINFVGCAELSSPRAYRAPLKVTPIAVVLSPAEGAQQ
- a CDS encoding D-ribose ABC transporter substrate-binding protein, giving the protein MRLSSSARFPAFGLLLTLLLTMGCGGPAADTSADTPAGEAAPAAEGQADAAEAGGKIAVVVSTLDNPWFVVLAKTAMARAEELGYEATIFDSRNDTATEASHFENLLAGGYRAVLFNPTDADGSIANVRKAKAKDVPVFCIDREVNATDAATAQILSDSYSGCVALGQYFVEQVGEEGQYAELLGIVGDNNTWSRSKGFHSVIDRYEGLEMVAQESANFDRSQGLAKMESILQSHPEVDAVFCGNDAMAMGAYKAIASAGKADTIKVFGFDGAEDAVRSIAEGKIAATAMQFPKQMARQAAEFAHQYLSEGKRDFPQKIPVSVELVTPDNVDQYGDYGVAEE